In one Saccharibacillus brassicae genomic region, the following are encoded:
- a CDS encoding class I SAM-dependent methyltransferase, translating into MKYTGERFIPDSDGLEIEAEHVHRYSIISKNLRDMKVLDAGCGTGYGSLLMSQYADSVVGIDISEESVEWCKQKYVAQKNLSFVLGSLEELPFADEEFDCIICLEVIEHVDQAIQKRFLEEAKRVLSKNGILIISTPNKLLYTDRSGYHNPYHIHEFYVEEYKEFLQREFMYLKMYNQSLYAVSSIFEEMHADHKVQLLKNADIDENGKYMIAICSNNEQAFSNLNLNSVYKYDNPAGLNIASLYVASDEQPYSPEHKETGVMVSYEDNKFSVTFDLTHHNNISKLRFDPIEDNFCICNIEKIQTDGITHDALPLNALQYYRQGFLFINIDPQFEVRGDFENATYITLNGYFKILSQVEVSEFVDVFYNKMIIAMKENQNEEEST; encoded by the coding sequence ATGAAATATACAGGTGAAAGATTTATCCCCGATAGTGATGGGTTGGAGATTGAAGCAGAGCACGTTCATCGTTATTCTATCATATCTAAAAACTTGAGAGACATGAAAGTTTTGGATGCAGGATGTGGTACCGGGTATGGTTCTTTATTGATGTCTCAGTATGCTGATAGTGTAGTGGGAATTGATATCTCTGAAGAATCAGTAGAGTGGTGCAAACAAAAATATGTAGCACAGAAAAATTTAAGCTTTGTACTGGGTTCACTGGAAGAGCTTCCGTTTGCTGATGAAGAATTTGATTGTATCATCTGTTTGGAAGTGATTGAGCATGTAGATCAAGCTATTCAAAAACGCTTTCTAGAAGAAGCAAAACGTGTGCTTTCTAAGAATGGAATATTGATTATTTCAACACCCAATAAGTTGCTTTATACGGACCGAAGTGGATATCACAATCCATATCATATTCATGAATTTTATGTTGAGGAGTATAAGGAATTTTTACAGCGAGAATTCATGTATTTGAAAATGTATAATCAATCTCTTTATGCGGTATCAAGTATATTTGAAGAAATGCATGCTGATCATAAAGTACAGCTATTAAAAAATGCTGACATTGATGAAAATGGAAAATATATGATCGCTATCTGTTCCAATAATGAGCAGGCATTTTCGAATTTAAACTTAAATTCAGTTTACAAATATGATAATCCTGCTGGACTCAATATTGCGTCACTATATGTTGCTTCCGATGAGCAGCCGTATTCTCCAGAACATAAAGAAACGGGAGTCATGGTCAGTTATGAAGATAACAAGTTTTCAGTGACATTCGATCTCACTCATCATAATAATATTTCTAAATTAAGATTCGACCCGATTGAGGATAACTTTTGTATTTGTAATATTGAAAAAATTCAAACGGATGGCATTACGCATGACGCTTTACCATTAAATGCACTTCAATACTATCGACAAGGTTTTTTATTCATTAATATTGATCCTCAGTTTGAGGTTAGAGGTGATTTTGAAAATGCTACATACATTACGCTTAATGGATATTTTAAAATCTTGTCGCAAGTTGAAGTTAGTGAATTTGTAGATGTTTTTTACAATAAAATGATCATCGCTATGAAAGAGAATCAAAATGAAGAAGAATCTACTTGA
- a CDS encoding glycosyltransferase — MQVSVIIAVYNRASLLTELLEQWRKVNKVTNYEYELIFSDDESSDNSVEVLKACHDLPMRVLENKHGGASKARNHAYQYAKGELIIFTGDDIFPSLNFVNEHYEAYLKNGSNFASLGCIDWRPGIKMNHLMKHITDIGCEQFGFVGMRPFEVVDFRHFYTSNISVAREKLEQVKGLFSLEFKKYGFEDVDLGYRLHKKGVQIIYNPNALGYHDHIYDSVEKFCKRQESAGGELNTFKRLHPNLNKEEIKLDIDEFHYKYSEYIDENLKVDMIGDGGRILIYLMIQMTKIMERLMRYKQYDLIEKICSKLYSIIFRYYMYLGLAYDYAGLPNLPKYKAKRYTFRYLFFGRAQIFYDKSNQFTETKSEVFHTAGSKIVKLSIDIPAVDLGRIRFDALDDFCKIRLLSAVAYVNQVKKEDILFEYTNAKKVKNQKYNFSNQIDPILISKELPKNTEYIEIKYQVNYLLFKRIIYQFRNVAKLGKRILKKILNGPKPAKRANQPLIDGNIVAKRKVWITVKTPSHINQKGLIEQYSSICSHLEDVKITADTRPNTEKSYTEYIYEISNMHHSLEPVQFLNASLCLLQYNYDFIILSDGLSSYPNIYNFSLQDCTLIAASYGSYNQLVNGEANTAARGKILRIPGSKKIEQQIDLTDAIPNINKLEDGTLRIWKPETKLLFNDQSSFSLKAKNKPVVFVLPVFMAVGGVERNTIELMSRLKSDYDFVVITFESHRFEQGSLFYQIVQLGIDYYDFAEISSFENYNYLLEKLNFSYSTDLVWICNNSPWMMNNSSEIRRIFHSIPIVVQDVYDYQYGWIEYYNRPAIHSYDRYIAVNKKIQEKFVNAYGISAADIDLIYSATDTEKIKKMTEEGYMRDSVLQELNLDAKKKYFAFIGRFTEQKQPLKLTELAKYIVEKYEHIDFIMVGDGELSEKVDERINQYQLNDRIHRIKYISNVSQFVKALEGLFITSLYEGLPIVTIEAMCVGTPIFSTDVGDIGLFVTENNIGKVSQSNEIGQLKKEFDNFYSDLTLYKENASKNAFQNIDFFSSRRAAELMKDSFQKALEKYE; from the coding sequence ATGCAAGTTAGCGTGATTATAGCAGTATATAACCGGGCTTCACTTTTAACTGAACTGCTCGAACAATGGAGAAAAGTTAATAAAGTAACGAATTATGAATATGAATTGATTTTCTCTGATGATGAATCTTCTGATAATTCAGTAGAGGTCTTAAAAGCTTGTCATGATCTTCCTATGCGGGTCTTAGAAAATAAGCATGGAGGAGCTTCTAAAGCGAGAAACCATGCTTATCAATATGCAAAAGGGGAATTGATAATATTCACGGGAGATGATATTTTCCCTAGTTTGAATTTTGTTAATGAACATTATGAAGCATATTTGAAAAATGGTAGCAATTTTGCTTCGCTTGGATGTATTGATTGGCGCCCTGGTATTAAAATGAATCATTTAATGAAACATATTACGGATATTGGTTGTGAACAATTCGGCTTTGTGGGTATGCGACCTTTTGAAGTTGTGGATTTTCGACATTTCTATACATCTAACATAAGCGTAGCTCGTGAAAAGCTTGAACAAGTAAAAGGGTTATTCAGTTTAGAATTCAAAAAGTATGGATTTGAAGATGTTGATCTAGGTTATCGCTTACATAAAAAAGGTGTTCAAATCATCTATAATCCCAATGCTTTAGGCTATCATGATCATATTTACGATAGTGTAGAAAAATTTTGCAAAAGGCAAGAGTCTGCTGGTGGAGAATTGAATACATTCAAACGTCTGCATCCTAACCTTAATAAAGAAGAAATAAAATTGGATATTGATGAGTTCCATTACAAATACAGTGAGTATATTGATGAGAATTTAAAAGTTGACATGATAGGAGACGGAGGACGAATACTCATATATTTGATGATTCAAATGACAAAGATTATGGAAAGACTAATGCGGTACAAGCAATATGATTTAATCGAGAAAATATGTTCCAAATTGTACTCGATTATATTTAGGTACTATATGTATTTGGGATTAGCGTATGATTACGCTGGTTTGCCTAACTTGCCTAAGTATAAAGCTAAAAGATATACATTTAGATATTTGTTTTTTGGAAGAGCACAGATATTTTATGATAAAAGCAATCAGTTTACAGAAACAAAATCAGAAGTTTTTCATACTGCGGGTTCGAAAATTGTTAAGTTGAGTATTGATATACCTGCTGTAGATTTAGGACGAATAAGATTTGATGCATTAGATGATTTTTGCAAAATTCGTCTTTTAAGTGCTGTAGCATATGTTAATCAAGTGAAAAAGGAAGATATCTTATTTGAATATACAAATGCAAAAAAAGTGAAGAATCAGAAATATAATTTTTCGAATCAAATCGATCCTATACTAATCAGTAAAGAATTGCCGAAAAATACGGAATACATTGAAATCAAATATCAAGTTAATTATCTTTTGTTCAAAAGAATAATATATCAATTTCGTAATGTTGCTAAATTGGGAAAGAGAATTTTGAAGAAAATCTTAAATGGTCCTAAGCCTGCTAAGAGAGCTAATCAACCTTTGATCGATGGAAATATTGTTGCAAAGAGAAAAGTATGGATTACTGTTAAAACGCCATCTCACATAAATCAAAAGGGCTTAATTGAACAGTATTCTTCTATATGTTCCCATCTTGAAGACGTGAAAATAACTGCCGATACTAGGCCAAATACTGAAAAATCCTATACCGAATATATTTACGAAATCTCAAATATGCATCATAGTCTCGAACCCGTACAATTCTTAAATGCTAGCCTATGTCTGTTACAGTATAATTATGATTTTATCATTTTATCGGATGGATTAAGCTCGTATCCTAATATCTACAACTTTTCATTACAAGATTGTACACTTATAGCTGCTTCATATGGAAGCTACAATCAGTTGGTGAATGGTGAAGCTAACACGGCTGCTCGAGGGAAAATATTGCGTATCCCTGGTAGCAAAAAAATTGAACAGCAGATTGATTTAACAGATGCCATTCCTAATATAAATAAATTAGAGGATGGTACATTAAGAATCTGGAAGCCAGAAACGAAGTTATTATTCAATGATCAGTCCAGTTTTTCACTCAAAGCCAAGAATAAGCCGGTAGTATTCGTATTACCTGTATTTATGGCTGTAGGAGGGGTAGAGCGGAATACAATTGAATTAATGAGTCGCTTAAAGAGTGATTATGATTTTGTTGTTATTACCTTTGAATCACATCGATTTGAACAAGGAAGCCTATTTTACCAAATTGTACAGCTAGGTATTGATTATTATGACTTTGCTGAAATCTCTTCTTTTGAAAATTATAATTATTTATTAGAAAAATTGAATTTTTCTTATTCTACAGATTTAGTATGGATATGTAACAACTCACCATGGATGATGAATAATTCAAGCGAGATAAGAAGGATATTTCACTCTATTCCAATCGTTGTTCAAGATGTCTATGATTATCAGTACGGCTGGATTGAATATTACAACCGACCTGCTATTCATTCATATGATCGTTACATTGCGGTTAACAAAAAAATTCAAGAGAAATTTGTTAACGCATATGGAATTTCGGCTGCTGATATTGATTTGATTTATTCTGCAACGGATACTGAAAAAATAAAAAAAATGACAGAAGAAGGGTATATGAGGGATTCGGTTCTTCAAGAATTAAATTTAGATGCTAAGAAAAAATATTTTGCCTTCATTGGTCGATTTACTGAGCAAAAGCAGCCTTTGAAATTAACTGAACTTGCTAAATATATTGTAGAAAAGTATGAACATATAGATTTTATTATGGTTGGTGATGGAGAGCTATCTGAAAAGGTCGATGAAAGAATAAATCAATATCAATTAAATGATAGAATCCATAGAATTAAGTACATTTCAAATGTATCTCAGTTTGTCAAAGCGTTAGAAGGGTTGTTTATTACTTCTCTCTACGAAGGCTTACCTATTGTTACAATTGAAGCCATGTGCGTAGGAACACCTATATTTTCTACAGATGTTGGAGATATCGGATTATTTGTAACTGAAAATAACATTGGAAAAGTATCACAAAGTAATGAAATAGGGCAGCTGAAAAAAGAATTCGACAATTTCTATTCTGATTTAACCTTGTACAAAGAGAATGCAAGTAAAAATGCTTTTCAAAATATTGATTTTTTCTCATCTAGGAGAGCCGCAGAATTGATGAAAGATTCTTTCCAGAAAGCTTTAGAAAAATATGAATAG
- a CDS encoding ABC transporter ATP-binding protein, whose protein sequence is MEERLIDINAVSKIYKLYNQPMDRVREVLNPLKKKYHKDFYAVDNLTFNVKRGETVGIIGKNGSGKSTLLKMIAGVLSPSSGTIEVKGNVSALLELGAGFNGDLSGLENIYLNGTLLGYTKEYVDNSIPEILEFADIGDFIYQPVKTYSSGMFVRLAFAIAININPEILIVDEALSVGDMRFQQKCYRKIREVKKTGTVLFVSHDTGILASFCDRIIWMDEGKIFKEGRPDKILDEYQAFMSYDIKEMQAVTTYNGEYQVNSEVDSEVKSALSGIIRAQTFGNGDGFFETVRLINLETGAEANVVAGGDKVALDFKVKLKKKVDMPIFGFTLKDALGNSVIVTNTHFEKVELETLESNKSYHYQFKMEFPYLRNGKYSLDIALATGTYQAHEQIQWINDVLVIVVRDMRPYQEGRGYLVPKDINFEKIL, encoded by the coding sequence TTGGAAGAGCGCTTGATTGATATAAATGCCGTCTCTAAAATTTATAAGCTATATAATCAGCCGATGGATCGTGTACGAGAAGTTTTGAATCCTCTGAAGAAAAAATACCATAAAGATTTTTATGCAGTAGACAATCTTACTTTTAATGTTAAAAGAGGAGAGACCGTAGGCATTATCGGTAAAAATGGATCAGGAAAATCAACTTTGTTAAAAATGATAGCAGGCGTATTATCTCCTTCTTCAGGAACAATTGAAGTCAAAGGGAATGTATCGGCTTTACTTGAATTGGGAGCAGGATTTAATGGAGATCTATCTGGTTTAGAAAACATTTATTTGAATGGAACGTTATTAGGTTACACTAAAGAATATGTAGATAATAGTATACCGGAAATTTTAGAATTTGCAGACATAGGAGATTTTATTTATCAGCCAGTTAAAACATATTCTAGCGGCATGTTTGTGAGACTTGCTTTTGCTATCGCTATCAATATTAATCCGGAAATATTGATAGTTGATGAGGCTCTGAGTGTAGGAGATATGCGTTTTCAACAAAAGTGTTATCGTAAAATTCGTGAAGTCAAAAAAACCGGTACAGTGTTGTTTGTAAGTCACGATACAGGGATTTTAGCAAGTTTTTGTGATCGTATAATTTGGATGGACGAAGGAAAGATATTCAAAGAAGGTAGACCAGATAAAATCCTAGACGAATATCAAGCATTTATGAGCTATGATATTAAAGAAATGCAAGCAGTTACAACCTATAATGGTGAATATCAAGTTAACTCTGAAGTTGATTCTGAAGTAAAGAGTGCTTTATCTGGAATAATTCGTGCCCAAACTTTTGGCAATGGAGATGGTTTTTTTGAAACAGTACGTTTAATCAATCTAGAAACAGGTGCGGAAGCAAATGTGGTTGCGGGAGGAGATAAAGTTGCTCTCGACTTCAAGGTTAAATTGAAAAAAAAAGTTGATATGCCGATATTTGGGTTCACTCTTAAAGATGCCTTAGGAAACTCAGTCATTGTAACAAATACACATTTTGAAAAAGTTGAGCTAGAAACTTTGGAATCTAATAAGTCCTATCATTACCAATTCAAAATGGAATTTCCCTATCTGAGAAACGGAAAATATTCCTTAGACATTGCTTTAGCTACAGGAACTTATCAAGCTCATGAGCAGATCCAGTGGATTAACGATGTACTAGTCATTGTGGTAAGAGATATGCGACCATATCAGGAAGGACGAGGGTATCTTGTCCCCAAAGATATAAACTTCGAAAAAATATTATGA
- a CDS encoding NAD-dependent epimerase/dehydratase family protein — MEEQMQSILIIGCGYLGSHLANYFNQKKWNVTIVGKKSTYEKHLDKNVTFKELDINTFVNFETLIKPGDTVLYAIGSINATNTFNDLEKDILNNYIPFLKLLDHCFQNKISKFVFLSSAGTVYGDSDKYATEDDCLNPVNIYGLQKLYFENLIKIKQYETNRFPFLILRVSNPYGGIQNPQRNQGIIPVLIDKISNSEEFVFWGDTAAVRDFIYIDDFLEATYRSVMNVSNEIVNISSGVCTSISTVIQTVEEVMDSSVYLTKKASTNKTLMKNKVDNTKMSSLTGYHPSISLKQGIEKMIFETLR; from the coding sequence ATGGAGGAGCAAATGCAAAGTATACTAATTATTGGATGTGGATATTTAGGCTCACATCTTGCTAATTATTTCAATCAAAAAAAATGGAATGTGACGATTGTTGGAAAAAAATCTACTTATGAAAAGCATTTAGATAAGAATGTTACATTTAAGGAACTCGATATAAATACATTCGTCAATTTTGAGACTTTAATCAAACCAGGGGATACTGTTCTTTATGCCATAGGGTCGATAAATGCAACAAACACATTTAATGACTTAGAAAAAGATATTTTGAATAATTACATTCCCTTTTTAAAGTTACTTGATCATTGTTTTCAAAATAAAATTTCTAAATTTGTATTTCTTTCATCTGCAGGTACAGTTTATGGCGATTCAGATAAATACGCTACAGAAGATGATTGTCTTAATCCAGTAAATATATACGGTTTGCAAAAATTATATTTTGAAAATTTGATCAAGATTAAACAATATGAAACAAATCGATTTCCTTTTCTTATTTTGAGAGTGTCTAATCCTTATGGTGGCATACAAAATCCTCAGAGAAATCAAGGGATTATCCCTGTACTTATTGATAAAATTAGTAATAGCGAGGAATTTGTTTTTTGGGGGGACACGGCAGCAGTAAGAGACTTTATTTATATTGACGATTTCTTAGAAGCTACGTATCGATCAGTAATGAATGTATCTAATGAGATTGTTAATATATCTAGTGGAGTTTGTACTAGCATATCAACAGTTATTCAAACTGTTGAAGAAGTCATGGACTCGTCAGTCTATTTAACAAAAAAAGCATCAACAAATAAAACTTTGATGAAGAATAAAGTGGACAACACCAAAATGAGTAGTTTGACTGGCTATCATCCTTCAATATCTTTAAAACAAGGAATAGAAAAAATGATCTTCGAAACCCTTAGATAA
- a CDS encoding glycosyltransferase, protein MFFKKKSSIPQADKISVVIPLYNHEQFIEEAINSVLNQTYQNLELIIIDDGSKDRSLNIAQSFNDPRLQVIAQENKGAHNTINRGLELATGEYLTILNSDDVYEKERFAKLIKYFHENREVKLLCSYIKIIDEKGKVLGVKQGWRNMEPWPVADKKKSFAGANDFTKNLIMSNFISTTSNMMFTKELYESIGGMRNLRFAHDWDFALRAADFGECVLIEEALIRYRIHGTNTIHTNRKHMLFEICWIYAAHIHRFEEKKIFAENLITDIEQLIESINLQGNDKLLWVLLMYLEAATRKGEKEPELIFLNDAKLRESLYKYLQE, encoded by the coding sequence ATGTTTTTCAAAAAAAAAAGTAGTATACCTCAGGCAGATAAAATTTCTGTAGTTATTCCGTTGTACAACCATGAACAATTCATTGAAGAAGCAATTAATAGTGTCTTGAATCAGACGTATCAGAATTTAGAGCTAATTATAATTGATGATGGTTCCAAAGATCGTTCCCTAAATATCGCTCAATCTTTTAATGACCCACGACTGCAAGTGATTGCTCAGGAAAATAAAGGAGCACATAATACTATTAATCGTGGATTAGAGCTTGCAACAGGTGAATATCTCACGATATTAAATTCAGACGATGTATATGAAAAAGAACGATTCGCTAAGTTGATCAAATATTTTCATGAAAATAGAGAAGTTAAGCTGTTATGCTCTTACATCAAGATAATTGATGAGAAAGGGAAAGTTTTAGGAGTGAAGCAAGGTTGGAGAAATATGGAACCTTGGCCAGTGGCGGATAAAAAAAAATCCTTTGCAGGAGCGAATGATTTTACTAAAAACTTAATAATGTCTAACTTCATTTCAACTACAAGCAATATGATGTTTACTAAGGAATTATACGAATCAATTGGAGGAATGCGTAATTTGCGTTTTGCGCATGACTGGGATTTTGCTCTGAGAGCTGCTGATTTTGGAGAATGCGTTCTTATAGAAGAAGCATTAATACGTTATCGCATCCATGGAACAAATACGATCCATACTAATCGAAAACATATGTTATTTGAGATCTGTTGGATCTATGCGGCGCACATTCATCGTTTTGAAGAAAAGAAAATTTTCGCTGAGAACCTGATTACAGATATCGAACAATTAATAGAATCAATTAATCTACAAGGCAATGATAAGCTCCTTTGGGTTTTGCTTATGTACCTAGAAGCAGCTACTAGAAAAGGGGAAAAGGAACCTGAATTAATTTTTTTGAATGATGCGAAGCTTAGAGAATCTTTGTATAAATATTTACAAGAATAG
- a CDS encoding O-antigen ligase family protein, whose translation MFERPIYWAVIWAAALMLLCAAAFVKHMRITDRREITAVWVWLLPLTYILSLIPAVSHYMAIDMILIMCANAAFFSIGVFLLQHRAAGRVMRAALLWTTYFVVIYGFINWFGQRLFAGSLVGWFTHIVSNGVYADAVMTDSNGLRLASVFQYANTYAAFLMAMLFAVLFTAIRSVKVYDRLIHGFMLVPIVLSIALTLSRGGLVMLPIVFVLVLLLLKPARQIVWTINLLLSVGLALIVLNPITQLGLSLNQVYNGADAFKGWGLLIGASAVNAALVWLVGRYVQPWLDTKFAGWSARKTASLWLPLGGVLVIAVLAFLLIGTGLRNALPENMRGRVENINFQQHSVLERITFYKDSLKLVADYPVLGGGGGAWAALYEKYQNNPYISNQTHNYFLQYLDETGIVGLLILLSFLVYVFYQYIRSYYRTENEEKRHAHFFYFLIAFSILMHSLLDFNMSYVYISLLVFFTLGGMAAGIQAKPLFGKKKKTEKVEGESSGTGFPTLYAVVGSVVAIVLVVVSSRYLASIKAGEEASALLQGTGQINYEQVREPLDRALDARPTYPSTVSQLSSLLQGVYNSTQDVNYLDEAESRLKAALAKERSSKELINQLASVYALKNDAKSSFMLYADNLDQFAWDMQWYNQVILQASNLAYQAFGQGDFDTQKLYAEQGAAAYAKMQAGVEHLKTLPEGQLQGREFAITPQLTLNAGKSNYLAGKPEEAATLLKSMLTDDYANPDNLEAARWYLIALKKSGQTDQAVYDKVIQADSSAKEQIDTLSSIEF comes from the coding sequence ATGTTCGAGAGGCCGATCTATTGGGCGGTGATCTGGGCGGCTGCGCTGATGCTGCTGTGCGCGGCGGCGTTCGTGAAGCATATGCGCATCACGGATCGCCGGGAGATTACGGCGGTATGGGTATGGCTGCTTCCGCTGACCTACATACTCTCGCTGATCCCGGCTGTTTCGCATTACATGGCGATCGACATGATTCTGATCATGTGCGCCAACGCGGCGTTTTTCTCGATCGGCGTATTCCTGCTTCAGCATCGGGCAGCCGGGCGGGTCATGCGTGCCGCGCTGCTCTGGACGACTTACTTCGTCGTGATCTACGGCTTCATCAACTGGTTCGGCCAGCGATTGTTCGCGGGCAGCCTGGTTGGCTGGTTCACCCATATCGTCAGCAACGGCGTGTACGCCGACGCGGTCATGACGGACTCCAACGGTCTGCGGTTGGCTTCGGTGTTCCAGTACGCGAATACGTACGCCGCTTTCCTGATGGCGATGCTGTTCGCGGTTCTGTTTACGGCCATTCGCTCGGTTAAGGTCTATGACCGGCTGATACACGGCTTCATGCTCGTGCCGATCGTGCTGTCGATCGCGCTCACGCTCTCGCGCGGCGGACTGGTCATGCTGCCGATCGTATTCGTGCTCGTGCTGCTGCTGCTCAAGCCGGCCCGGCAGATCGTCTGGACGATCAACCTGCTGCTTTCGGTAGGCCTTGCGCTGATCGTGCTCAATCCGATCACGCAACTCGGGCTCAGCCTGAACCAGGTCTATAACGGCGCAGACGCGTTCAAGGGCTGGGGCCTGCTGATCGGGGCTTCGGCGGTCAATGCGGCGCTGGTCTGGCTCGTGGGCCGCTACGTGCAGCCGTGGCTGGACACGAAGTTCGCCGGATGGTCGGCGCGCAAAACGGCAAGCCTCTGGCTTCCGCTGGGCGGCGTCCTCGTCATTGCGGTGCTGGCTTTCCTGCTGATCGGAACCGGACTGCGCAACGCGCTGCCGGAAAATATGCGCGGACGCGTGGAGAACATCAACTTCCAGCAGCACAGCGTCCTGGAACGGATTACGTTCTACAAAGACTCGCTGAAGCTCGTGGCCGACTATCCGGTACTCGGCGGCGGCGGCGGGGCCTGGGCAGCCCTGTACGAGAAGTATCAAAACAATCCGTACATCAGCAACCAGACGCACAACTACTTCCTGCAATATTTGGACGAGACCGGTATCGTAGGACTTTTGATCCTGCTGTCGTTCCTCGTTTACGTGTTCTATCAGTATATTCGCAGTTATTACCGGACAGAAAACGAAGAAAAACGACACGCTCATTTCTTCTATTTCCTGATCGCGTTCTCGATTCTGATGCACAGCCTGCTCGATTTCAACATGAGCTACGTCTACATCAGCCTGCTCGTATTCTTTACGCTGGGCGGCATGGCGGCGGGCATCCAGGCCAAGCCTCTGTTCGGGAAAAAGAAAAAGACCGAAAAAGTCGAAGGCGAAAGCAGCGGCACGGGCTTCCCGACGTTGTATGCCGTCGTCGGCAGCGTCGTCGCGATCGTGCTGGTGGTCGTATCCAGCCGTTATCTCGCTTCGATCAAAGCCGGCGAAGAAGCTTCGGCCCTGCTGCAGGGCACGGGACAGATCAATTACGAACAGGTCCGCGAGCCGCTCGACCGGGCGCTCGACGCCCGGCCGACGTACCCGTCGACCGTGTCGCAGCTCTCTTCGCTGCTGCAGGGCGTGTATAACAGCACGCAGGACGTCAACTACCTGGACGAAGCCGAGTCGCGCCTCAAAGCCGCCCTCGCCAAAGAACGCAGCAGCAAAGAACTGATCAACCAACTGGCTTCGGTCTATGCGCTGAAAAACGATGCCAAAAGCAGCTTTATGCTGTATGCGGACAATCTGGATCAATTCGCCTGGGATATGCAGTGGTACAACCAGGTGATCCTGCAAGCTTCCAATCTTGCTTATCAGGCTTTTGGGCAGGGCGACTTCGACACCCAGAAGCTGTATGCCGAGCAGGGAGCGGCCGCCTACGCCAAAATGCAGGCCGGCGTCGAACATCTGAAGACGCTTCCGGAAGGCCAGCTGCAGGGCCGCGAGTTCGCGATCACTCCGCAGTTGACGTTGAATGCCGGCAAATCGAATTATTTGGCGGGCAAACCGGAAGAAGCGGCGACCCTGCTCAAAAGCATGTTGACGGACGACTATGCCAATCCGGACAATCTGGAAGCCGCCCGCTGGTATCTGATCGCGCTCAAAAAATCCGGTCAGACGGATCAGGCGGTGTACGACAAAGTGATCCAAGCCGATTCTTCGGCCAAAGAACAGATCGATACGCTCTCTTCGATCGAATTTTGA
- a CDS encoding ABC transporter permease — translation MREFWNNRKLLINMSKSDFKNRYSGSYFGVLWAVVQPLMTILIFWFVFQVGFRAQPISNVPFILWLCAAMIPWNFFADAVINSTGAFTSYSFVVKKLVFKIALLPLVKVTASFFLNIAFNILLILIYSLYGDFPGIHLLSILYFNICLFALITALSYFLATLNVFFRDTTQIVGIFLQFGIWLTPIMWQESIIPHNLLWLVKLNPIYYIINGYRDALIEDKWFFEHPTQTIYFWGITLLLALISLVFYKKMKSHFADVL, via the coding sequence ATGCGAGAATTTTGGAACAACAGAAAATTGCTCATAAATATGTCCAAAAGTGATTTTAAAAACCGATATTCTGGATCTTACTTCGGTGTTCTGTGGGCAGTTGTTCAGCCTCTTATGACTATCCTGATTTTTTGGTTTGTATTTCAAGTTGGATTTCGAGCACAACCAATTTCAAATGTACCATTTATTCTTTGGTTGTGCGCAGCAATGATTCCTTGGAACTTTTTTGCAGACGCAGTGATCAATTCAACAGGTGCTTTTACAAGTTATTCTTTTGTAGTTAAAAAGCTTGTTTTCAAAATAGCCTTATTGCCTTTAGTTAAAGTCACAGCATCGTTTTTTTTGAATATAGCTTTTAATATTTTGCTAATTTTGATTTATAGTCTTTATGGAGACTTTCCAGGGATTCATTTATTGAGCATTCTTTATTTCAATATTTGCTTGTTTGCGTTAATCACAGCTTTATCTTATTTTTTAGCTACACTAAATGTTTTCTTCAGAGACACTACACAAATTGTAGGGATATTTCTTCAATTCGGAATATGGCTCACTCCAATTATGTGGCAGGAATCTATAATTCCTCATAATTTACTGTGGTTAGTTAAATTAAATCCTATATATTATATTATTAATGGATATCGAGATGCTCTTATTGAAGATAAGTGGTTTTTCGAACACCCTACTCAAACTATTTATTTTTGGGGGATTACTTTATTATTAGCTTTGATATCACTGGTTTTCTATAAAAAGATGAAATCTCACTTTGCAGACGTACTATAA